DNA sequence from the Fuscovulum ytuae genome:
ACACGCGAACCGATGGAACTGCCCGCCTCGCGCGCAACGCGCCTTCAGGCGATCACGCGAGGAGATGAGGGGTTCATCCTGTCACTCGCCTATTCTACGCAGCGCGGCTATGGCCGCACCCATGCCTTCGTGGGCGAATTGCGGATCGGTATGGTCGCGGTCGAGATGGATATACCCGAACTCGGTTTCGCCATCTGCATCGGCGAGGTGGAGGTGACGGAATGCGAAACCGTCAACCAGTTCAAGGGATCGAAGACCGAACCCCCGCAATTCACCCGCGGCTATGGCCTGACCTTCGGCCAGAACGAACGCAAATCCATCGCGATGAGTCTTGTTGATCGCGCCCTGCGCTGGAAGGAGTTGGGCGAAGACTTCACCGGTGCTCCCGCTCAGGATGAGGAATTCGTTCTGATGCATGCCGATAACGTGCAGGCGACGGGCTTTTTGGAACATATCAAGCTGCCGCATTACGTGGATTTCCAGAGCGAGTTGGAACTTATCCGCAAGCTGCGTGCCGAGGTCTTGGCGCAGCGGGAGGCGGCGGAATGACGGGGTCGGATGACCGTCTTGCGCTGACACGGCTTTTCCTCAAGCCAGGGTCCACCTCGTCACGACGTTCGTTTCCGGCGGAGCGGCAACAGCCGGATCTCAATCGCGGGACGCTTCACGTTTTCTTAGGAAGCCCACCGCTAAGCTCTTTTTCTGTTTTCCCTCCCCTAGGATGGGGGAGGGTTAGGGAGGGGGTTTTCAGAATACCGGCCTATCGCTCGAACTCTCAGCGCCTTCATGCCCGCGCGCAGCGCGCCGACCTCACGGCACCCGAGCGCGCGCTTTGGGCCGCCTTGCGCAACCACCGTTTCCATGGCCTGTCCATCCGCCGCAAGGCCCCAATCGGGCCTTGGATCGCCGATTTCGTCATCCCCGCCCATCGCATCGCCATCTGCATCCAGCCCGAAACAGCCGGAATAGGGCAGGACCACCCGCCACCCGGCGCCCTTAAACGTCTCGGCTACACCATCCTGCGACCCGCTGCCTCCGACCTCACCGGCGCAGCCTTGCCCCTCTTCCTCCGCCACCTCTCCCAAAGGGTCACCGAATGACCGACCGCGCCTATAACTTCGCCTATCTCGACGAACAGACCAAACGCATGATCCGCCGCGCCATCCTGAAAGGTGTCGCCGTGCCCGGCTATCAGGTCCCCTTTGCCAGCCGCGAGATGCCCATGCCCTATGGCTGGGGCACCGGTGGCGTTCAGGTCACCGCCGCCTGCCTGACGCCCGAAGACTGCCTAAAGGTCATCGACCAAGGCGCCGATGACACGACCAATGCCGTCTCCATCCGCAAATTCTTCCAGCGCACCGCAGGCATCGCCACGACCGAGTCCACGGTCGAGGCGACCGTCATCCAGACCCGTCACCGCATTCCCGAACACCCGCTCACCGAGGACCAGATCCTCGTCTATCAGGTGCCGATCCCCGAACCCCTCCGTTTCCTTGAACCGCGTGAGACGGAGACGCGCAAAATGCACGAGCTTGAAGAATACGGCCTCATGCATGTCAAACTCTACGAAGACATCGCCCGCCACGGCCATATCGCCACGGCCTATGCCTATCCGGTCAAGGTCGAGGGGCGCTATGTGATGGACCCGTCGCCCATCCCGAAATTCGACAACCCGAAACTTTCCGATAGCCCCGCCCTGCAACTTTTCGGCGCGGGACGGGAACAGCGCATCTATGCGTTGCCCCCCTATACCCATGTCGTCAGCCTCGATTTCGAAGACCACCCTTTCGAAGCCTCAAAAGCCCCGCATGACTGCGATCTTTGCGGTGCTTCAGACAGCTATCTTGACGAGGTCATCACAGATGACCGGGGCAGCCGCATGTATGTCTGCTCAGACACCGACCATTGCCGCAGCCGCCGCGCGGCGGGCCATGCGGGCCGACTTGGCTCCCCCCTTGCGACCGAGGCCGCCGAATGACCCTGATGCAACCCGTCAACACCATCAGCCCCCTCCTCACCGTCCGCAATCTGACCAAACGCTACGGCCCCCGCATCGGCTGCGCCGACATTTCCTTCACCCTCTGGCCGGGTGAGGTGCTGGGCATCGTCGGCGAAAGCGGATCGGGCAAGTCCACCCTCCTCTCCTGCCTTGCAGGCCATCTGCGCCCCGATCAGGGCGAGGTGATCTTCGCCACAGACCAAGGCCCCCGCGACGTCCTGCAAATGGCCGAGGCCGACCGCCGCCGCCTTGCGCGCAGCGACTGGGCCTTCGTCCACCAGAACCCCCGTGACGGTCTACGCATGGGCGTGACTGCCGGCGGCAATGTGGGTGAACGGCTGATGGCCGTGGGTGCCCGCAATTACGGCGACATCCGCGCCCGTGCGACCGATTGGCTGGGCCGGGTCGAAATTGCCGCCGAACGCATCGACGACCGCCCCACAGCCTTTTCGGGCGGAATGCAGCAGCGACTGCAAATTGCGCGCAATCTTGTCACCGGGCCGCGCCTCGTCTTCATGGATGAACCGACCGGGGGCTTGGATGTCAGCGTGCAGGCAAGGCTGCTTGACCTGCTGCGCGGTCTGGTGCGCGAAATGGGGCTTTCCGCCATCATCGTGACCCATGACCTTGCCGTGGTGCGCCTTCTGGCGGACCGGTTGATGGTCATGAAATCGGGGCGCGTGGTGGAACAGGGCCTGACCGATCAGGTGCTTGACGACCCGCAACACGCCTATACCCAGCTTCTCGTTTCCTCTGTTCTGCAGGTCTGATCCCATGACCCACCCCATGATCCGTGTCTCGCAACTGTCCAAGAACTTCACCCTTCACAATCAGGGCGGTGCGGTCCTGCCCGTCATGCGCGGGGCCGACCTTACCGTGAACCCCGGTGAATGCGTCGGCCTCATCGGCGCATCAGGGGCAGGCAAATCCACACTGATGCGGATGATCTGGGGCAATTACCTTGCCGCATCGGGCAGCATCCTGGTGGGCGATCTGGACGTGGTTCAGGCCGAACCGCGCCAGATCATTGCGCTGCGCCGCGCCACATTGGGCTATGTCAGCCAGTTCCTTCGCGTCGTCCCGCGCGTGCCCACGCTGGATGTGGTGGCCGAACCCCTGCTCGTCCTTGGGACCCCCTTGGCCGAGGCCCGCGCCCGCGCCGCAGACCTTCTGGCCCGCCTCAATATCCCCGAACGGCTCTGGTCCCTCTCACCCACCACCTTTTCGGGCGGTGAACAGCAGCGCGTCAACATCGCCCGCGGCTTCGCCCATCCCTACCCTGCCCTCCTCCTTGACGAACCCACCGCCAGCCTTGATGCCGCCAACCGCGCCGTCGTTCTTTCGCTGATCCAAGAGGCAAAGGCCCGTGGTGCCGCCATTCTTGGTATCTTCCACGACGAAGGCGCACGGGCGCAGGTCTGCGACCGCTTCGTTGATGTGGGCAGCTTCACGCCCAAGGCCAACGGGGCCGCCGCATGACCAAAGGTCGCCTCTTCGCCGTCGTCGGCCCCTCGGGCGCGGGCAAGGACACGCTGATTGCCGCCGCCCGTGCTGCACGGCCCGATCTCGTGATCGTTCGCCGTGTTATCACACGCCCCTCCGAATTGGGCGGCGAAGATTTCGATGGCGTGACCGAGGCTGACTTCGCCACCCGCAAGGCAAACGGCGATTTCGCGCTAGACTGGCGCGCGCATGGCCTGCGCTATGGCCTGCCTGCCGCCCAGATCAACCAGCGCAACACGGGCTGCGACGTCCTCTTCAACGGCTCCCGCGCCGCACTAGAGCCTGCGGCGCATCTCTTCCCCGATCTGATCGTGATCCGCGTCACGGCCCCCTCGTCGGTACTGATGGACCGCCTGCTCGCCCGTGGCCGCGAAAGCCGCGACGATATCGCCGCCCGTCTGCAAAGACCCAGCTTCGACCTGCCCGCCAATCTGCACGTGATCGACGTGCTGAACGATGGCCCCGTGGAACAGGGCGCGGCGCGCTTCCTTGCCGCGCTTCAACCGGTCAAGGCGTGACGCGACAGCAGATGGAACCGTCCCGCCGCATCTTCGCCGAACAGGCACAGCTCTGCGATCTCGAAGGGACGCGGCAGCACAGGCGCGAAATACGCGGCCAAGGCCGCCGCCACCGGACCCGCCACCTCAGCCGCCAGCCGATCGGTCAGCGTCAGGTGGAACCGGAACTCCTCCATCACGTAAGGATATCCCCAACGCGCCAGCAATTCCCGCTGCCGGGGCGAAAGCCGTTCAGGCCGGCGCCGCGCGATCTCGGCCTCGGTCAGAGGCGCGCGCAGATGATCCGTCCCCTCCACCACCGCCGCCCCCAGTTCCAGCAGCGCCGCCTCGCACCCTGCGGGCGTCAGGGCAAGGAAACCTTGCAGATTCTCCAGCACCAACCCATCGCAGGTAACGGGGGCCAGCCGTGCCGCCAGCGCCGCCACCGCCTCCTCTACCGCCCGTCGGTCCAGCCCATCCGCAGGCCGGAATGGCGCGCGGATCGTACCGTGAAAGCCGTATTTCCGGGGATCGGCGGTGATGTCGCCAAGACCATCTGGCAAACCTTCCGGCTTGGGGCCAGACACCATCTCGCCCCGCACCGCATCCCAGCCAAGCCAACCCGCCGCACGGCTGGCGAAATCGCCCTCAGGGGGCGCGTAATAGACGGCGTATCGCTTCATTTGATCCATGCCCGCCTGCCTAGCCCCGCTTTGTCACACAGGTGTGACGCAGCCATGTCACGGCACGCCACCGGACCCAAATCCGCACCACAGGACCCTTCCGCACCATGACCGACGAAACGCTGCTTTCCAATGCCACGCTTGTCCTGCCCGATAGGGTGATTTCCGGCACGATCCGCCTGTCGGATGGCATCATCACCGATATCAGCGAAGGCCAAGGCATCCCGAAAGGCGCGATCGACTGCGGCGGCGATCTGGTGATGCCGGGCCTTATCGAACTGCATACCGACAACCTAGAACGCCATATCGAACCTCGCCCCAAGGTCGATTGGCCCCATGCCGCCGCGATCCTTGCGCATGATGCCGAACTTGCCTCCGTCGGCATCACCACCGTCTTCGATGCGCTGCGCGTCGGTTCCGTGGTATCGAACGCCAAGGCCAATTACGGCGAATATGCCCGTGCCTTGGCCGATGAAATCCTCGACCTTCGCGCAGGCCACGCCTTGCGCATCAGCCATTTCTTGCATCTGCGGGCCGAAGTCTGCTCCGAAACCTTGACCGAGGAATTGGCCAAGTTCGGCCCCGATGACCGGATCGGCATCGTCAGCCTGATGGACCATACTCCCGGCCAGCGCCAATTCCGCGACCTGACGCAATTGCGCAAATATGTCTGCGGCAAGCATGGCATTTCCGAAGCCGAATTCGAAATCCACGTCGCCACCCAGAAATCCCTCTCCGCCCGCCTTGGTGCCGAACACGAAGCCGCCGCAGTAGAGGCCGCCCGTCGCTATGGCGCCGTGCTGGCCAGCCATGACGATACCGATCCTGGCCATGTTGCCCGCTCGGCCACCCATGGCGCACATTTCGCCGAGTTCCCTACCACGGTTGAGGCAGCGCAAGCCTGCCGCACCCACGGCATCGCCATCATGATGGGTGCACCCAACCTGATCCGCGGCGGCAGCCATTCCGGCAATGTCGCGGCGCAGGCCTTGGCCGAAGACGGGCTTCTCGACATCCTATCGTCGGATTACGTGCCCTCGTCGCTGCTGACAGGGGCGCTGCAACTGGGCGATCTCTGGGGTGATATGGCGCGCGGCGTGGCCACCGTGACCGCCGCCCCCGCCGATGCGGCCGGCCTGCCAGACCGGGGCCGCCTTGCCATCGGCGCGCGGGCCGATGTGATCCGCGTCACCCGCATCGGCCCCGCCGCCGCCCTGCGCGGCGTCTGGGTCCGGGGCAACCGCGTGTCCTAGGATACCCGCTCACCGACCCCAAATCGTGGCAATGGCTGACGCTTCTTCCTCGGGCGTCAGCGCGCCCCCCGCGCCCCGCGCGCGCAGGAAGGGGCCAAGCCCCACATCTGCCGCGCCTCCGGTCATCACCTCATCCGCCGCCACCCCCGGATCAAGCACTTCCTGAAGCACCACCTCCACCTGCCAGCCGGCCGCATCGCCCCGCGCCGCCGTTTCCAGACAGACCAGCGCAAGCTCGATCTGCCCTAGCCGATCATCGATGACCTCTACCTCGCGGCAATGGCCGCCCCTGACCACGAAACTGGCCTGCACCCTCATCTCGCGCCCATCCGGCAGAACCGTGGCCACACCCGACGGCATCAGGTCCAGCGCCTCGGCCAAAGCCGATCCACCCACCACCGGGCCAAGGGCCAGCGTTGGCCCGTCATCATGCCGCAACAGAAAAACCGCCGCCGAAAGCGCCGCCGCCATGGCAAGCCCCGCCACCACCCCCACTGGACGCAACTGAAAGGGCAGGATCGCCGCCCGCGCCACCGCACCGTCGATCGTCGCCAGAATGGCATCTGGCACCCGCTCGCTCACGGGGGCACCAAAGGCATCGGCCAGCGCGGCATTCATCGCGAAAAGATCATCCACATGGGCCTGATCACCGGAATGTTCCGCCAGATGGAGCACAACAGCCGCGGCCTCGTCCGGCGACAACTCGCCATCCACAAAGGCGGCCAGTTCTTCCTTGTCCATCACCGTCGTCATGGACGCCTGCCCGACAAAAGGCACAGACGCGGCAAAAGCACCTCGCGCGCATGCGACAGACGGCTCATCACCGCGCCAACCGGCAAATCAAGCACATCTGCCGCCTCGCGATAGCTGAGGCCCTCGATCACCACCAGCGCCACCACCGCGCGCTGCACGTCGGGCAGATCGGCTATTGCCGCCCGCGTGCGGGCCTGACGCATCCGATCCTCCGGCAGGCTTGCATCCCGCTCTTCATCGCCCAGACCCACCGGGTCCGCATCATCGAACCGCCGCGCGCGACGGTGATCTTCGGCCCAAAGCCGCTGGATGATCCGATACATCCAGCTGTCCATCCGGGTTCCCGCGCGATAATGCACCAAATTGCGCAACGCCCTTTCGCAGGCCGCCTGCACAAGGTCATCGCCGTCCTGCCGATTGCCTGTCAAAGCATAGGCAAACCGGCGCAGCTTTGGCACCAGTGCCACAAGCTCGCGGCGGAAACGTTCGGTCATCGGCACATCCCTGGGTTGTCCGGTCATTTCGATAGGACGGCACCATTAGGGCAAGCTTTATTCCACATCCCCACCCTAAGCAGCGGCCCAAGCCTTCTGGATGTAGACAGCCGTCATCAAGTCAAGATGCGCGCCACCCCCATTCTTGGCGATAGTGATGTCCTGTGCAGACTGTCGGACATAGGCGGCCGGGGGGTCATAGTAATCCGCCAAAACATCGGCCTCGGTGATCGCGCCGGATTTCAAAGGGTCGATCAATTCGCCGATATGGTGCAGCGTCGTGGCCCGTGCATCGACGAAAACCCGCGCCCGCGCCATCGCCGCATCATCCACTTCGCGCATTCCCGGCTTATAGGCCCCGATCAAATCCAGATGCTGGCCGGGCTGCAACCATTCGCCCTTGATCAGGGGCGCGGTCGCCATCGTCGCTGTGCAAATCACATCCGCCGCTTTCACCGCCGCCTCAAGATCATCCGCCACAGGCAGGCCCATCGCCTCGGCACTGGCGCGCGTCCGGCTCCAGACCGTGAATTCCGCCTGCGGGAAAAGGGCCGAATAGGCTTCCACCATCGACTGCGCCACCTTCCCCGCCCCCACCAGCAGGAACCGCCGCGCATCCTTCCGCGCCAGACGGCTCGCCGCCAGCAGGCTATCGCCTGCCGTCTTCCATTTGGTGACAAGGTGGAAATCCACCAGCCCCGTCAATTCCCCCGTCACATCGTCAAACAACGTGACCGCACCATTCACCGTGGGTTTGCCCCGCGCCGCATTCCCCGGCACCACCGTCGCCACCTTGACCAATGCCCCCAAACCATCGATCCATGTCGCCCGATCAAGGACCGTGTCCCCACCGCGATAGACGAACAGGTCCTTGATATCGGGCTTGGGCAAACGATGCCCCGCTTCAAAGGCCTGAAGCAGCCCTTGCCATGTCAGCACCCGCTCCGCCTCAAACGGCACGAAATTCAGTGTCACAGCCCCGCCTCCGCCTTGTTCAGCAGCCCCACCGCGACCAAGCGCATCGCCCAACCTTCCCAGCCCTCGAAAAGATGGGTCTGCCAGCCCCGCGCCGCCGCAGCAGCAATATTCTCTGCCCGGTCATCGGTAAAGATCAGCCGCCCCGGCGCAACCCCGCTTTCCGCCTCCAAGGCGGCATAGATCG
Encoded proteins:
- a CDS encoding alpha-D-ribose 1-methylphosphonate 5-triphosphate diphosphatase, which codes for MTDETLLSNATLVLPDRVISGTIRLSDGIITDISEGQGIPKGAIDCGGDLVMPGLIELHTDNLERHIEPRPKVDWPHAAAILAHDAELASVGITTVFDALRVGSVVSNAKANYGEYARALADEILDLRAGHALRISHFLHLRAEVCSETLTEELAKFGPDDRIGIVSLMDHTPGQRQFRDLTQLRKYVCGKHGISEAEFEIHVATQKSLSARLGAEHEAAAVEAARRYGAVLASHDDTDPGHVARSATHGAHFAEFPTTVEAAQACRTHGIAIMMGAPNLIRGGSHSGNVAAQALAEDGLLDILSSDYVPSSLLTGALQLGDLWGDMARGVATVTAAPADAAGLPDRGRLAIGARADVIRVTRIGPAAALRGVWVRGNRVS
- a CDS encoding carbon-phosphorus lyase complex subunit PhnI; the protein is MYVAVKGGERAIDNAHAFLAEERRGDPEVAEIGTDQIREQLRLAVNRVMAEGSLYDPDLAALAIKQARGDLIEAVFLIRAYRTTLPRLGYAKPVDTAQMAVTRRISATFKDAPGGQILGPTFDYTHRLLDFTLMANGEAPTAPLVPAKPGAVPHITTFLGQDGLIEAARPDDTAPSDLTREPMELPASRATRLQAITRGDEGFILSLAYSTQRGYGRTHAFVGELRIGMVAVEMDIPELGFAICIGEVEVTECETVNQFKGSKTEPPQFTRGYGLTFGQNERKSIAMSLVDRALRWKELGEDFTGAPAQDEEFVLMHADNVQATGFLEHIKLPHYVDFQSELELIRKLRAEVLAQREAAE
- a CDS encoding anti-sigma factor family protein, with the protein product MTTVMDKEELAAFVDGELSPDEAAAVVLHLAEHSGDQAHVDDLFAMNAALADAFGAPVSERVPDAILATIDGAVARAAILPFQLRPVGVVAGLAMAAALSAAVFLLRHDDGPTLALGPVVGGSALAEALDLMPSGVATVLPDGREMRVQASFVVRGGHCREVEVIDDRLGQIELALVCLETAARGDAAGWQVEVVLQEVLDPGVAADEVMTGGAADVGLGPFLRARGAGGALTPEEEASAIATIWGR
- a CDS encoding ornithine cyclodeaminase family protein; the protein is MTLNFVPFEAERVLTWQGLLQAFEAGHRLPKPDIKDLFVYRGGDTVLDRATWIDGLGALVKVATVVPGNAARGKPTVNGAVTLFDDVTGELTGLVDFHLVTKWKTAGDSLLAASRLARKDARRFLLVGAGKVAQSMVEAYSALFPQAEFTVWSRTRASAEAMGLPVADDLEAAVKAADVICTATMATAPLIKGEWLQPGQHLDLIGAYKPGMREVDDAAMARARVFVDARATTLHHIGELIDPLKSGAITEADVLADYYDPPAAYVRQSAQDITIAKNGGGAHLDLMTAVYIQKAWAAA
- a CDS encoding DUF1045 domain-containing protein, whose product is MKRYAVYYAPPEGDFASRAAGWLGWDAVRGEMVSGPKPEGLPDGLGDITADPRKYGFHGTIRAPFRPADGLDRRAVEEAVAALAARLAPVTCDGLVLENLQGFLALTPAGCEAALLELGAAVVEGTDHLRAPLTEAEIARRRPERLSPRQRELLARWGYPYVMEEFRFHLTLTDRLAAEVAGPVAAALAAYFAPVLPRPFEIAELCLFGEDAAGRFHLLSRHALTG
- a CDS encoding DUF559 domain-containing protein, translating into MTGSDDRLALTRLFLKPGSTSSRRSFPAERQQPDLNRGTLHVFLGSPPLSSFSVFPPLGWGRVREGVFRIPAYRSNSQRLHARAQRADLTAPERALWAALRNHRFHGLSIRRKAPIGPWIADFVIPAHRIAICIQPETAGIGQDHPPPGALKRLGYTILRPAASDLTGAALPLFLRHLSQRVTE
- a CDS encoding alpha-D-ribose 1-methylphosphonate 5-phosphate C-P-lyase PhnJ encodes the protein MTDRAYNFAYLDEQTKRMIRRAILKGVAVPGYQVPFASREMPMPYGWGTGGVQVTAACLTPEDCLKVIDQGADDTTNAVSIRKFFQRTAGIATTESTVEATVIQTRHRIPEHPLTEDQILVYQVPIPEPLRFLEPRETETRKMHELEEYGLMHVKLYEDIARHGHIATAYAYPVKVEGRYVMDPSPIPKFDNPKLSDSPALQLFGAGREQRIYALPPYTHVVSLDFEDHPFEASKAPHDCDLCGASDSYLDEVITDDRGSRMYVCSDTDHCRSRRAAGHAGRLGSPLATEAAE
- the phnK gene encoding phosphonate C-P lyase system protein PhnK; its protein translation is MSPLLTVRNLTKRYGPRIGCADISFTLWPGEVLGIVGESGSGKSTLLSCLAGHLRPDQGEVIFATDQGPRDVLQMAEADRRRLARSDWAFVHQNPRDGLRMGVTAGGNVGERLMAVGARNYGDIRARATDWLGRVEIAAERIDDRPTAFSGGMQQRLQIARNLVTGPRLVFMDEPTGGLDVSVQARLLDLLRGLVREMGLSAIIVTHDLAVVRLLADRLMVMKSGRVVEQGLTDQVLDDPQHAYTQLLVSSVLQV
- the phnL gene encoding phosphonate C-P lyase system protein PhnL, whose amino-acid sequence is MIRVSQLSKNFTLHNQGGAVLPVMRGADLTVNPGECVGLIGASGAGKSTLMRMIWGNYLAASGSILVGDLDVVQAEPRQIIALRRATLGYVSQFLRVVPRVPTLDVVAEPLLVLGTPLAEARARAADLLARLNIPERLWSLSPTTFSGGEQQRVNIARGFAHPYPALLLDEPTASLDAANRAVVLSLIQEAKARGAAILGIFHDEGARAQVCDRFVDVGSFTPKANGAAA
- the phnN gene encoding phosphonate metabolism protein/1,5-bisphosphokinase (PRPP-forming) PhnN, whose translation is MTKGRLFAVVGPSGAGKDTLIAAARAARPDLVIVRRVITRPSELGGEDFDGVTEADFATRKANGDFALDWRAHGLRYGLPAAQINQRNTGCDVLFNGSRAALEPAAHLFPDLIVIRVTAPSSVLMDRLLARGRESRDDIAARLQRPSFDLPANLHVIDVLNDGPVEQGAARFLAALQPVKA
- a CDS encoding RNA polymerase sigma factor, whose protein sequence is MTERFRRELVALVPKLRRFAYALTGNRQDGDDLVQAACERALRNLVHYRAGTRMDSWMYRIIQRLWAEDHRRARRFDDADPVGLGDEERDASLPEDRMRQARTRAAIADLPDVQRAVVALVVIEGLSYREAADVLDLPVGAVMSRLSHAREVLLPRLCLLSGRRP